From one Cyanobacterium stanieri PCC 7202 genomic stretch:
- a CDS encoding 1-deoxy-D-xylulose-5-phosphate synthase (PFAM: Transketolase, thiamine diphosphate binding domain; Transketolase, C-terminal domain; Transketolase, pyrimidine binding domain~TIGRFAM: 1-deoxy-D-xylulose-5-phosphate synthase~COGs: COG1154 Deoxyxylulose-5-phosphate synthase~InterProIPR005477:IPR005475:IPR005476:IPR005474:IPR 020826~KEGG: cyc:PCC7424_4569 1-deoxy-D-xylulose-5-phosphate synthase~PFAM: Transketolase central region; Transketolase domain-containing protein~SPTR: 1-deoxy-D-xylulose-5-phosphate synthase;~TIGRFAM: deoxyxylulose-5-phosphate synthase), translating into MHISELTHPNQLHGLSIRQLEDIAQQIREKHLETIAATGGHLGPGLGVVELTIALYNTLDLEQDKVIWDVGHQAYPHKMLTGRYHDFHTLRQKDGIAGYLKRSENKFDHFGAGHASTSISAGLGMALARDAKGENFKVVSVIGDGALTGGMALEAINHAGHLPNTNLMVVLNDNEMSISPNVGAISRYLNKVRLSDPIQFLTGNIEEQFKHFPFFGDGENLSPEMRNLKEAMKRLAMPKVGAVIEELGFTYFGPVDGHNIDELINTFQKAHKVKGPVFVHVVTVKGKGYSMAEKDQVGYHAQSPFNLTTGKPIPSNKPKPPSYSKVFAHTLTTLAENDPKIIGITAAMATGTGLDKLQQKLPKQYIDVGIAEQHAVTLAAGLACEGMTPVAAIYSTFLQRAYDQIIHDVCIQKIPVFFCLDRAGIVGADGPTHQGMYDIAYLRCIPNLVIMAPKDEAELQRMTVTGIKHKESAIAMRYPRGNGLGVPLAEEGWEEIPIGKGEILRNGDDVLLVGYGSMVNNAMQTAEILSEHGVEATVINARFVKPLDTELIVPLAEKIGKVVTLEEGCIMGGFGSAVAEALIDHNVNVPVKRIGVPDILVDHATPAQSFADLGLTSPQIAERVLNTFFSDKPEMAVKS; encoded by the coding sequence ATGCACATAAGCGAACTTACTCACCCAAATCAACTACATGGCTTATCCATACGCCAATTAGAAGACATTGCCCAACAAATACGAGAAAAACACCTAGAAACCATTGCCGCCACAGGAGGGCATTTAGGCCCGGGGCTCGGAGTCGTAGAATTAACCATTGCCCTCTACAATACCCTTGATTTAGAACAGGATAAAGTAATTTGGGATGTAGGACATCAAGCCTATCCCCATAAAATGTTAACAGGACGTTACCATGATTTCCATACCCTCAGACAAAAAGATGGCATTGCGGGGTATCTAAAACGTTCGGAGAACAAATTTGACCATTTTGGAGCAGGACACGCCTCCACGAGCATCTCAGCAGGGTTAGGGATGGCTTTGGCAAGGGATGCCAAGGGCGAAAATTTTAAGGTTGTGTCGGTAATTGGCGATGGTGCCTTGACTGGGGGCATGGCCTTAGAAGCCATTAACCACGCTGGACATTTGCCCAATACTAATTTAATGGTGGTGTTGAATGACAATGAAATGTCCATTTCTCCCAATGTAGGTGCCATTTCCCGTTATCTGAATAAAGTACGTTTATCAGATCCTATTCAATTTTTAACAGGTAATATTGAGGAACAGTTTAAGCATTTCCCATTCTTTGGCGATGGTGAAAATCTTTCTCCTGAAATGAGAAACCTCAAAGAGGCGATGAAACGCCTTGCTATGCCCAAGGTAGGGGCGGTAATTGAGGAGTTAGGATTTACTTATTTTGGCCCGGTGGATGGTCATAACATTGACGAGTTAATTAATACTTTCCAAAAAGCGCACAAGGTGAAAGGCCCTGTATTTGTCCATGTGGTAACGGTGAAAGGTAAGGGTTATTCCATGGCGGAAAAGGATCAAGTGGGGTATCATGCCCAAAGTCCTTTTAATTTAACTACGGGTAAACCCATCCCTTCCAATAAGCCTAAGCCTCCTAGTTATTCTAAGGTATTTGCCCATACCCTAACTACTTTGGCGGAAAATGACCCCAAAATTATCGGGATTACGGCAGCTATGGCGACGGGTACAGGATTGGATAAGTTACAGCAAAAGTTACCTAAACAATATATTGATGTGGGTATTGCCGAACAACACGCTGTGACTTTGGCGGCTGGTTTGGCCTGTGAGGGTATGACTCCCGTGGCGGCGATTTATTCTACTTTCTTACAAAGGGCTTATGATCAGATTATCCATGATGTTTGTATTCAAAAAATTCCTGTGTTTTTCTGTTTAGACAGGGCGGGAATTGTGGGTGCAGATGGCCCTACCCACCAAGGGATGTATGATATTGCTTATCTTCGTTGTATTCCTAATTTGGTGATTATGGCACCCAAGGATGAGGCGGAGTTACAACGGATGACAGTGACTGGTATTAAGCACAAAGAAAGTGCGATCGCCATGCGTTACCCCCGTGGCAATGGTTTAGGAGTACCTTTAGCCGAAGAAGGTTGGGAAGAAATTCCCATCGGTAAGGGGGAAATTTTACGCAATGGGGATGATGTTTTATTAGTCGGTTATGGTTCAATGGTTAATAATGCCATGCAAACCGCCGAGATTTTGAGTGAGCATGGAGTGGAAGCCACGGTAATTAATGCTCGTTTTGTCAAACCCCTTGACACTGAGTTAATCGTACCTTTAGCGGAGAAAATAGGTAAGGTTGTTACCCTTGAGGAAGGTTGTATTATGGGCGGTTTTGGTTCTGCTGTAGCAGAGGCTTTAATTGACCATAATGTTAATGTGCCTGTTAAACGTATCGGTGTACCTGATATTTTGGTAGACCATGCTACCCCTGCGCAATCCTTTGCGGATTTGGGTTTAACTAGCCCCCAAATTGCTGAACGGGTTTTAAATACTTTTTTCAGTGATAAACCTGAAATGGCAGTTAAGAGTTAG
- a CDS encoding phosphoglucosamine mutase (PFAM: Phosphoglucomutase/phosphomannomutase, alpha/beta/alpha domain II; Phosphoglucomutase/phosphomannomutase, alpha/beta/alpha domain III; Phosphoglucomutase/phosphomannomutase, C-terminal domain; Phosphoglucomutase/phosphomannomutase, alpha/beta/alpha domain I~TIGRFAM: phosphoglucosamine mutase~COGs: COG1109 Phosphomannomutase~InterProIPR005841:IPR006352:IPR005844:IPR005845:IPR 005846:IPR005843:IPR016066~KEGG: cyh:Cyan8802_0847 phosphoglucosamine mutase~PFAM: phosphoglucomutase/phosphomannomutase alpha/beta/alpha domain I; phosphoglucomutase/phosphomannomutase alpha/beta/alpha domain II; phosphoglucomutase/phosphomannomutase alpha/beta/alpha domain III; phosphoglucomutase/phosphomannomutase~SPTR: Phosphoglucosamine mutase;~TIGRFAM: phosphoglucosamine mutase): MSFDLATNGRVADGLVGRFGLKSLPDKLFGTDGIRGKAGELLTPELALAVGMAAGKVWSQEASASKTVIIGQDSRNSSDMLAMAIASGLTAMGLEVWNIGLCPTPCVSYLTKTMGAVGGIMISASHNPPEDNGIKFFGADGTKLNSQKAIAIENLLRDHNLSNHGDKYGKNVHRHGLTEHYQRFLSQSLPTNIDFQGMRIVLDLAWGAAVEIAPQVFAELGAEVITLHHQADGDRINVNCGSTHLDRMKQAIQEHKADMGFAFDGDADRVMAVDARGNKVCGDYILYLWGQYLQEQGQLPNNLLVGTVMANLGFELAWQELGGQLLRTPVGDQHVQATMWETGAMLGGEQSGHILCHHHHYSGDGIQTALHLASLTRQRGVDLAELVAQSFTPYPQILKNVRVEDREKRMRWNECEPLIGAIAKAESAMGNQGRILVRPSGTEPLIRVMVEAQNQNLVNHWTDNLVAVVEQHLA, encoded by the coding sequence ATGTCTTTTGATCTTGCTACCAATGGCAGGGTTGCTGATGGTTTGGTGGGGCGTTTTGGACTCAAATCTTTACCAGATAAACTTTTTGGCACCGATGGCATCAGAGGTAAGGCGGGGGAATTACTAACTCCTGAGTTGGCTTTAGCGGTTGGTATGGCGGCGGGAAAAGTTTGGAGTCAGGAAGCTAGTGCCTCGAAAACGGTGATCATTGGGCAAGATTCCCGTAATTCTAGTGATATGTTAGCTATGGCCATCGCCTCTGGTTTAACTGCCATGGGTTTAGAGGTGTGGAATATCGGTTTATGTCCTACCCCCTGTGTGTCTTATCTCACCAAAACCATGGGAGCGGTGGGTGGTATCATGATTTCGGCTAGTCATAATCCCCCAGAGGATAATGGGATCAAGTTTTTTGGGGCTGATGGCACTAAGTTAAATAGTCAAAAGGCGATCGCCATTGAGAACCTTTTAAGGGATCACAATCTTAGTAACCATGGTGACAAGTACGGAAAAAATGTCCATCGTCATGGTTTGACAGAACATTACCAAAGATTTTTAAGCCAATCTCTCCCTACTAATATCGATTTTCAAGGAATGCGCATCGTTCTCGATTTGGCATGGGGGGCGGCGGTGGAAATTGCACCTCAAGTGTTTGCAGAATTAGGGGCAGAAGTAATCACCCTTCATCATCAGGCTGATGGCGATCGCATTAATGTTAATTGTGGTTCTACCCATTTAGACCGCATGAAACAAGCTATCCAAGAACATAAGGCAGATATGGGCTTCGCCTTTGATGGAGATGCAGATCGAGTCATGGCGGTGGATGCTCGGGGTAATAAGGTATGCGGAGATTATATCCTTTATCTTTGGGGTCAGTATTTACAAGAGCAGGGACAGTTACCCAATAATTTGTTGGTGGGTACAGTGATGGCAAACCTAGGGTTTGAGTTGGCATGGCAAGAATTAGGAGGTCAACTATTACGTACCCCTGTAGGTGATCAACATGTTCAGGCGACCATGTGGGAAACGGGCGCTATGTTAGGAGGTGAACAGTCAGGACACATTCTCTGTCATCATCACCATTATTCTGGGGATGGCATTCAAACCGCCCTTCATCTAGCTTCCCTTACCCGTCAACGGGGGGTTGATTTAGCCGAATTAGTTGCTCAAAGTTTTACACCCTATCCCCAAATACTGAAAAATGTACGGGTGGAAGATCGGGAAAAACGTATGCGTTGGAATGAATGTGAACCTTTGATAGGGGCGATCGCCAAGGCAGAATCAGCCATGGGCAATCAAGGCAGAATTTTAGTACGTCCATCGGGTACAGAGCCTTTAATTCGAGTTATGGTAGAGGCTCAAAACCAAAACTTAGTTAACCATTGGACAGATAATTTAGTGGCGGTAGTCGAGCAACATCTAGCATAA
- a CDS encoding hypothetical protein (KEGG: cyt:cce_0252 hypothetical protein~SPTR: Putative uncharacterized protein) — MTASRTRKFRNRKRGGNNAPPTTPPPLTRKEKMRVKREKRQQRQKLVSSWAIAIIFGILVALPSFFLFSPKVAISAAIGVMATILSYQFPKSALWAFLIYMPFGGTVVYAFAGGNLIFQIAKDVFYIPALIALLLQAWKKRKPIIIAKPLLPTLMILSVVCLLVLVFMNLRLELLAPSCDLVREIRPRPTCKEGQPFLQGLLGLKIFIGYIPLMFCGYYLIEDKKTVLKLGRLLVILAIICCLLGLVQYSFLRSGRCQATSELTDGAGLFRASLDARCFVGGSLLYTPEQGQIRLPGTFVSPWHWGWFLIANSAICFTVAFFETSRFWQLIGMGGMGIVFINAVVSGQRIALFLVPVFILVMLVLTGQMFRLKKFIPIAVIITIAGFIFVSANPDMVTERVNSAIGRWNASPPQNFIIQQWQWALRNTDNLLLGSGLGKATNSARTFGDIAFLETYHPKVIYEVGILGLTAFLAFITHLVIYTFKKYRSIKDPTLQSFASAFWVFLLFLGYFPYWYPLDTDPVAVYYWLFAGVLIKLTVIDKEKQDQEVQAIFDNNRKSRKKFKSVKKRRNNP; from the coding sequence ATGACTGCTTCTAGGACTCGAAAATTTCGTAATCGCAAAAGAGGGGGAAACAATGCTCCACCCACTACCCCTCCTCCCCTTACTCGCAAAGAAAAAATGCGTGTCAAGCGGGAAAAAAGGCAACAACGACAGAAATTGGTTAGTTCATGGGCGATCGCCATTATTTTCGGTATTTTAGTTGCCCTCCCTTCATTTTTCCTCTTCTCACCAAAAGTCGCCATTAGTGCCGCCATTGGTGTCATGGCAACAATATTATCCTATCAATTTCCCAAATCAGCCCTCTGGGCATTCTTAATCTATATGCCCTTTGGAGGAACAGTAGTATATGCCTTTGCAGGGGGAAATCTAATTTTCCAAATCGCTAAAGATGTATTCTATATTCCTGCCCTCATTGCCCTACTACTTCAGGCATGGAAGAAAAGAAAACCCATTATCATCGCTAAGCCTTTACTACCCACCCTGATGATATTGAGTGTTGTTTGCCTGCTGGTTTTAGTATTCATGAACCTTCGCCTCGAACTTCTAGCCCCCTCCTGTGATTTGGTAAGGGAAATTCGTCCTCGCCCAACTTGTAAAGAAGGACAGCCGTTTTTACAAGGGCTTTTAGGATTAAAAATTTTTATCGGTTATATACCTCTTATGTTCTGCGGTTACTATTTGATCGAAGACAAAAAAACCGTCCTCAAACTAGGGCGACTATTGGTCATTTTGGCAATTATTTGTTGTCTTCTGGGTTTAGTACAATATTCTTTTCTCAGGAGTGGACGGTGTCAAGCTACCAGCGAACTCACCGATGGTGCGGGTTTATTCCGAGCTAGTTTAGATGCCCGATGTTTTGTGGGTGGTTCATTACTCTATACCCCAGAACAGGGTCAAATTAGGTTACCCGGTACATTTGTATCCCCTTGGCATTGGGGCTGGTTTCTCATCGCTAATAGTGCCATTTGTTTTACCGTTGCCTTTTTTGAAACCTCCCGTTTTTGGCAGTTAATAGGTATGGGAGGCATGGGCATAGTTTTTATCAACGCTGTAGTATCAGGGCAAAGAATTGCACTTTTTTTGGTACCTGTATTTATCCTTGTTATGCTTGTCTTAACAGGGCAAATGTTCCGCCTCAAAAAATTTATTCCCATTGCGGTTATTATTACCATTGCAGGTTTTATCTTCGTTTCTGCCAACCCAGATATGGTCACGGAAAGAGTTAATAGTGCCATTGGTAGATGGAATGCTTCTCCTCCGCAAAATTTTATCATACAACAATGGCAGTGGGCTCTCAGAAACACCGATAATTTACTACTAGGTTCAGGATTAGGTAAAGCTACTAATTCCGCAAGAACTTTTGGAGACATTGCATTTTTAGAAACCTATCATCCTAAAGTTATTTATGAGGTGGGAATTTTAGGTTTAACAGCATTTTTGGCATTCATAACCCACTTGGTGATATATACTTTCAAAAAATATCGCTCCATAAAAGATCCTACTCTACAAAGTTTTGCCAGTGCTTTCTGGGTATTCTTGTTATTTCTAGGCTATTTCCCTTACTGGTACCCCCTTGATACGGATCCTGTTGCTGTTTATTATTGGCTATTTGCAGGGGTTTTAATTAAACTAACAGTAATAGATAAGGAGAAACAAGATCAGGAAGTTCAAGCTATTTTTGATAATAATCGTAAAAGCAGAAAAAAATTTAAGTCCGTTAAAAAAAGACGTAATAATCCATGA